A genomic stretch from Macadamia integrifolia cultivar HAES 741 unplaced genomic scaffold, SCU_Mint_v3 scaffold2484, whole genome shotgun sequence includes:
- the LOC122066597 gene encoding glyoxylate/hydroxypyruvate/pyruvate reductase 2KGR-like gives MENVCVMMTCPCSPSSYLKEEIDKQFKLFRYWEFANKEDFLKANAESIRAIVCNTAVGADAETIDLFPNLEIVSTFSVGLDKIDLVKCKEKGIRVTNTPDVLTDCVADTAMSLMLAIFRKICEHDRYVRSGSWATKGDMELTTKFSGKRVGILGLGRIGSAIARRAEAFGCLISYHSRSEKSSISNAKNYKYFSSVVDMASNCDVLVVACALTSETRHIVNREVIDAVGSKGYIVNIGRGQHIDEAELVAALVEGRLGGAGLDVFEKEPEVPKELFNLENVVMLPHVGSNTWETDKDMADLVIANLKAHFLKQPLLTPVV, from the coding sequence ATGGAAAACGTTTGTGTTATGATGACCTGTCCCTGTTCGCCTTCCTCATACCTGAAAGAAGAGATCGACAAACAATTCAAGCTCTTCAGATACTGGGAATTCGCTAACAAGGAGGATTTCCTGAAAGCAAACGCCGAATCCATCAGAGCCATCGTATGCAACACAGCGGTTGGTGCCGACGCAGAGACAATCGATTTGTTTCCTAATTTGGAAATCGTCTCTACTTTCAGCGTCGGCCTTGACAAGATCGATCTGGTGAAATGCAAAGAGAAGGGGATTAGGGTTACTAACACCCCTGACGTTCTCACCGACTGCGTCGCGGACACGGCCATGTCTTTGATGTTAGCGATATTTAGAAAGATCTGCGAGCACGATCGTTACGTGAGGAGTGGATCGTGGGCGACCAAAGGGGATATGGAGCTAACAACCAAGTTTAGCGGCAAAAGAGTCGGGATTTTGGGGCTGGGAAGGATTGGTTCTGCGATTGCGAGAAGAGCAGAAGCCTTTGGGTGTTTGATTAGTTATCATTCGAGATCGGAGAAATCTTCGATCTCGAATGCGAAGAATTACAAGTATTTTTCAAGCGTTGTAGACATGGCTTCTAATTGCGATGTACTTGTGGTTGCGTGTGCTTTAACGAGTGAGACGCGACACATTGTGAACAGGGAAGTGATAGACGCAGTGGGTTCGAAGGGGTATATTGTGAACATTGGACGAGGGCAGCACATCGATGAAGCAGAGCTTGTGGCTGCGTTGGTTGAAGGAAGATTGGGAGGGGCTGGGCTGGATGTGTTTGAGAAGGAGCCTGAGGTGCCCAAAGAACTCTTTAACCTTGAGAATGTGGTGATGTTGCCTCATGTGGGGAGTAATACTTGGGAGACTGATAAAGACATGGCAGACCTTGTGATTGCAAACTTGAAAGCTCACTTTCTAAAGCAGCCATTGCTGACACCTGTGGTCTAA